A portion of the Gloeothece citriformis PCC 7424 genome contains these proteins:
- a CDS encoding chitin deacetylase family protein yields the protein MELLELTLYLSGLGIGILLFFQPRWLLSIALLTTPGVVYFVETNEPVVALTLDDGPDSTTTPKILNLLLDYKVHATFFLISTRIFGNETIVTEIVRQGHELGNHLTDDKPSIRMSTLEFEAKLLEAQKILGKFAETHWLRPSSGFYNTKMLDIAYKYGYRIALGSIFPYDTHIPSSWFASKHILSNVSPGSIIILHDGGYRGERTVSTLKTILPKLSQRGYQVVTLSKLLTFQPKKSD from the coding sequence ATGGAATTACTAGAATTGACATTATACTTGTCTGGACTAGGGATAGGCATACTTCTATTCTTTCAGCCCCGTTGGTTACTTTCCATTGCCTTATTAACTACACCTGGAGTTGTATATTTTGTTGAAACCAATGAACCTGTAGTTGCTCTCACGCTCGATGATGGGCCTGACTCCACCACAACACCTAAAATTTTAAATCTTCTTTTAGACTACAAAGTCCACGCTACTTTTTTTCTTATTAGTACCAGAATTTTCGGTAACGAAACTATAGTTACCGAGATTGTGAGACAAGGACATGAATTAGGAAATCATCTTACTGATGACAAACCAAGCATCAGAATGTCTACGCTTGAGTTTGAAGCAAAGCTGCTCGAAGCTCAAAAAATTCTTGGCAAATTTGCTGAAACTCATTGGCTACGACCTTCTTCAGGTTTTTATAATACTAAGATGCTGGATATAGCTTATAAGTATGGTTATCGAATCGCACTTGGATCTATATTTCCCTACGATACACACATTCCATCATCCTGGTTTGCATCTAAGCACATTCTATCTAACGTTAGCCCTGGTTCAATTATCATTTTACATGATGGGGGGTATCGAGGGGAGCGAACAGTATCAACACTAAAAACTATCTTGCCAAAACTCTCTCAAAGAGGTTATCAAGTTGTAACCCTTTCAAAACTTCTTACTTTCCAACCTAAAAAATCTGACTAG
- a CDS encoding toll/interleukin-1 receptor domain-containing protein — MIDSYEFDVFLAYNSVDKPLVKAIAKYLKSKGLRLWFDEEQIKPGDPIADRVIEGIFQSPVALLFIGTSGFGKFQRLWELNTLIMLCCQENIRIIPILLPGVDLNSRQLGLFYGIECLQFHQSVDETEKLEKLVQAIRGDQRLTSNVCIIDEGLGSFVVNIMGRLIEGGDIRSQNTPIGEPTKEAIKELENITGMTICNANLVRYATFNFKLKDGTEVKTWTRPLLGGDHIFLSAPDGRVIFCGFVWLKSYNLKQAIENIKTNCT, encoded by the coding sequence ATGATAGACTCTTATGAGTTTGATGTCTTTTTAGCTTATAACAGCGTGGATAAGCCTCTAGTTAAAGCTATTGCTAAGTATTTAAAGTCGAAGGGGCTTAGACTTTGGTTTGATGAAGAACAGATTAAGCCAGGTGATCCCATAGCAGATCGAGTAATAGAGGGGATTTTTCAGTCTCCAGTTGCACTTTTGTTTATCGGTACAAGTGGGTTTGGGAAATTTCAGAGACTTTGGGAACTCAATACGCTCATTATGCTGTGCTGTCAGGAAAATATACGTATTATCCCAATTCTGCTACCAGGAGTAGATCTCAATTCTCGTCAACTAGGACTTTTTTATGGAATAGAATGCTTACAATTTCATCAATCAGTCGATGAAACTGAAAAATTGGAAAAGTTAGTTCAGGCTATTAGAGGTGATCAAAGATTAACCTCAAATGTTTGTATTATTGACGAGGGACTAGGATCATTTGTGGTAAATATTATGGGTAGATTGATTGAGGGTGGAGATATTAGATCTCAAAATACCCCAATTGGAGAACCAACAAAAGAAGCTATCAAAGAACTAGAAAATATTACTGGAATGACAATATGTAACGCCAATCTGGTTCGATATGCTACGTTTAATTTCAAACTAAAGGATGGAACTGAAGTCAAAACTTGGACAAGACCTCTGCTTGGAGGCGACCATATATTTTTATCTGCTCCTGATGGCAGAGTGATTTTCTGTGGCTTTGTTTGGCTTAAGTCGTATAATCTAAAACAAGCTATAGAGAATATTAAAACAAACTGTACTTAA